The genomic interval GTCACcgagcaccaccacctcctcgtcTACGAGTTCGTCTCCAACAAGACGCTCGACCATCACCTGCACGGAGGAGGCCTCCCCGTCATGGATTGGCCCAAGCGGATGAAGATTGCCATCGGATCAGCCCGTGGTTTGACCTACCTGCACGAAGACTGTACGCCacaccttttttctttctttcttttttaaacaaACGCAATTACACTTAATTTGGTCTTCAGCTTAATTTTCTGCATTCATTTAACCGTTCAATCGACTCTATTGTATTTGCAGGCCATCCTAGGATCATACATAGGGACATCAAGTCGGCCAACATCCTCCTGGATGACGCCTTCGAAGCAAAGGTGCGAACACAACTTGTTCCTCCTCAGCATTCCACACAGAATGACAAACTGACGACGATTGAATTTCTTGCCGATCggtgaccaaaaaaaaaaaaaaaacaggtcgCGGATTTCGGTCTTGCCAAATTCACCAACGATTCGGTGACTCATGTCTCGACGCGCGTGATGGGCACATTCGGGTAATTAAGCACTTCGAACGTCCGTACGTCCTAATGCAgatcatcatatatatcatGGTTTAATTCGATCGATCGAAATTTCTATGTAGGATGCATGGCTTTCGTATGTCGTTACATGACACggattgtatatttgtatgtaaCCTTGGTCGTTGTTGCACAGGTACCTGGCGCCGGAGTACGCATCAAGCGGGAAGCTGACGGACAGATCGGACGTGTTTTCGTTCGGGGTGGTGCTGTTGGAGCTCATCACCGGGCGGAAGCCCGTGGACTCGTCTCAGCCCCTCGGAGAAGAGAGCTTAGTTGAATGGGTAATtaagtatatatgcatgcgaTGATTCTCAAGTTAATTACAGACGCCGACGCGAAAGCTTTTGTCAGTCTGTCTTGTTACATGGTCACATGGCTGGTGATCTGTGTCCGGTGGATGCAGGCTCGGCCTCTCCTGGTGGACGCGTTGGAGACGGACGACTTCAGGGAGCTCGCTGACCCCGCGCTGGAGCGCCGCTACTCCAAGTCGGAGATGCGGAGGATGGTGGAGGCCGCGGCCGCTTGCATTCGCTACTCCGTCACCAAGAGACCAAGGATGGTGCAGGTAATTAAACTGAAATCATCCCTCAAGGGCCGTATCTATCGTTTCTGACATGTTATCTTAAATAATCATTCAAAGATTTCAAGATGTATTAGATGTATCACTCCGACGAACATACAAGTCAACTTCTATTAGTTATAACAAAAATGATTTGATAAATATAATTGCCAATGTATATATGTATCTGTCTGTCAATGCAAATAGTGTAttataaaaaactatatattggaTATATAGGTGTGGCGATCGCTGGACGTGGAGGGGAGCTCGCCGGACCTGACCAACGGAGTGAAGCTTGGGCAGAGCATGGCGTACGACTCCAACCAGTACTCGGCGGACATCGAGCTCTTCCGGCGGATGGCGTTTGCCAACGACCTCTCCACCGCTGAGCTCGGCTACTCCGGCAAGGACGACGTACGCCGTCCGCCACGCTAGCAGCAGCTCCAGGACCAGGCCCAGCTGAGCACTAACGGCACATGCGCTGTTGTTAAATTTGTTGTCGTAACTAAcacgcatgcatgtatgtaaGACGGGGTGGCAGAATTGGTGTATATATAAAAAGGCTTTGAATAGCAATCCTGTTGATTTGGGAAcagatttcctttttcttcttcttctaagcTCGGTTGTGACTTCGTACGGTGTGTGCATTGACATTGGCGTTCGCTAGCCTTCGCGGCGCGGCGACAACCTCGTCCATCGATTTCGTACTTACTGCCACCCTTTTCAGGCGTGACGTGTGACCGTTGAGAGTGTGCAAGAATCAGTTAGTACGTtgttgttgacgaaaaaatcgaacacaccgatCTGGGATATCTGCTTAGCTTCTGTgtaggtccaaatcttgatgagatgcgagcgtgccagtcagtttgattctgcaactgacaagatatgtaaatagtagatcaaaacagccgatcggctgacaaacCGAtagagtagttccagccgatagccgataatagccgatgccgataccagccgatagcgatagggtttaagcaatcggctatatgtccaatgtagatgatgatataaaggcaatcggctgatgatgatgtaataaaataacaatataatccagtataaactaATTGgcaaaataatgatatgataaataagcatcgatccgaaggttaaaacacacatcggctggaggtccgatgtcatgaaatccacaatattggattaaacagtgaaacttttgttgtcatcagctaaatccaacatatatgtatatgcaattcttatgagccgatgcaacatccagataactcaccgcctgaaaccccgatgaatcCCTTATTGGCAAataaaaagcaggctagagattatggttctaagcacgacttagtagatcaaacttaactgatgcaacactaagtatgaaaagaaacataatatctagacaatcaaaccgttgactgagttttcagggtggtagatgtctaagctaatctaatctagcaacgcgatttagccgatactggcagaaaccctaaaacgagaagcagccgatagagttaaattgatatgctaagactagattaacagagacatatgataaatttgtaggcaaatatatcatccaaaccagagcaatccaagaggtcgaatatactgatgcagccttgaacgacgccgacgtaaacgatacaattgcccgggttggcggaacattggacttaccccttagccggagatctAACACCGAtacagccccgcgtcaggtgccaagtcccgccggacgataaaataaagtagaaaaggtaaaaggtggcaatgcgccgaattgtattgatcgtgaagatagattacaatgaccctgggtgtacatatttatacccatggataaatactagtccttgtaggacaagaaagaaactttcctaaagataaaaggaaaacataaagtccttataggacactaaatacactttcctaaagataaaaaggaaactaacaaactattcctaattaatagatacaactgcCTTCTTCGGACTTGATCCGtacgtggcaatcatcatgaagcacgtcaATTCAATCCGACAATGATTCCAATATCACCTTgccggaatcggctacatcggcttgcCTTGTCCGATTCGGTAACTGCTGATGCACACTGTAGCCGATGCGGTTCCGAAGCCGATTCATACCTGTTTCCGTTATCGATTTCCTCCCAAATCCGCTTCGGCCTTAACTCCAAATCCGATgtaaatttaccaaatttggtcgttaacagttgTAACATAACATATGTTTCATATCATGACTGTCGTCCAGTTACACAAGGTAAGCATTCCTCAGAATGCCATTCACTTGGCTGGCTACAAACATTGTTGCATACATCAAGAGATATGTCGACAAGCTACAGTAGTATCTCCAGATTAGCCAAGATTCAAAATACAGTAAAAAAGAGCTTCTGAGATTGTATTTTAGCAAGTCGTAAACATATATACAATATACATGGCAGGCACTTAGACTATGCTACTAACTGTAGTCTGTATGTCTGTTCAGATGTTCTTAAGGGCACATCAGAATTTTCCTGTACTCATGACTACCGTCCTGGATGCACCCGGAACCAGCCAGCGAGGTTATCCACACATCATCCGTTCTCACTGGTTCTTCGTCATCATTTCTGTGCCAAGTCCAGTGAGCATGCGTGGCATTTACTATTTTTAGTTCACCATGCCCAAAGCTTGCTTCCCGGAAGACTGACCAAGCTGGTTTCGGATTGCGGTACCTGAAAATACCGAAAAGTTGTATATAATGACACCAAAGTGATTTACATTCAGAGCTCTAACCATGGTATTATAATGGTACCTGTGGGCCAAGCCTTCCCTGTTTCCACCATCCCCAATTGTTATGTGAACAGCCCCACAAGGATCAAGTCCCCCCTTGTAGACTCGCTCCTTCATGAACAATGAAATCATCAAATGGAATTGTCACAACCATGGACTAAAAGGTCAGAGGCCAAAGTTTTGAACAATAATATTGTGCAGCTAAGAGATCTGATAGGAGCCATACCGCACGTTCATAAGCATGCACATGACCTGCGATTACCATATCCACATGAGCAGCATAGAGCAAAGGCTCCATTGCAGCCATCATACTGTCACCTTCGCCTTGATGAGCCCAATTGCTATTATACCATGGTGCATGCAACAATACGATGAGCCATGGCGTCCTTTTCCTGTCAACCTTAGCTAGATCAGCCTGAAAAGCAGCCAAGATAATCCAAGGAAAAAGTAATCTGCTGTCAGTAAGAGTAAGGTGGATTTCAAAGTTGAGcgcatctttttttaaaagaaaaacatagagAAATATGCCAGCTAGGAGGGACTAATTGAGTAACTGTAACACCCCATCCCAAAATCCGCACTAGAGCAGGCCCACATAGGCATAGTACCCGACTGACACTTTTGTCCTtgtttcgtgtaaaagggttaacccgtaGGTACTATTGTTGGAGCATGGATCCCAAACCTATCTAAATTTCCAATGTGTGACTAATCCCACCATACAAGAACACTTGGGCCACACGGGCCCAAACAAGATCCCACATATGGACCGAACTAGAACACACTAATGGGCCTAAACTGGAATTAATGGGCTGGGGTATTTCACTAGCAACTAAGTACCCCACAAAGAAAAGTATAATTTGAAAGAACTTCAAATGTAGATGCAATTGTCAACAGGGGCACACATGGTATTTCTGGGTCCTGTGGAACTTCTATGATGAAATTGCATATAGAGAAGTTAGTGCCAATACTTCCAGCATTCCATCTTTAAACATCATTAACATTATGGCTGAAGCTAACTTTATGATTTAGGAACACATGGTcgaaagggaaaaaagagaagaaaagaaaagaagagcacCCCATATTACTTCCACAATTCCGTCTTTAAAAGGAAGATTTTTAACAACCAAATATAATGCAGCATGTATGGTTGTATCATGTAGCACCCAGTATGATAACCAAGCATGAAGCACACTACCATAGCAATGATGGTGTTGCAGAAAACATTTATGAGCAAATTTGCTCACTACCATAGCAATCCGTGCTGACGTGCAACATATCGTCACAATTCACAAATATAAAAGGTTGCAAAAATTTGCAGAACTACAAAATTCTTAGAGAAGCTAATGCTGTTGCATATTCCATCTAACATAGCTGCTGCAAGCCCTtttggggggagagagaggttCGGGCAAGTTAAATAACACCCCTATGGATCATCACGCCTTCTGGTCATCAAAACGTATCACACGAAGTCCAAAATTTTCAGAAGAAAGTCAGTGATGCACTTTTGTACAACTAGAGCTCAAGAAAATATTTATAGATGTTCAAtagattttatttaatttacaaAAATCAATTGCTGGATGCTAGATACTATGAAATGTTTTTCTAGTTGTCAGCTTTTTATTAGAACAATACCCAAAGATTCGGAAGCTGAATTAAATAAACTCAAAATGGACATGTCATATGATGAAAAATGGTGATGGTTTGCAATGGTAGTGACACATTCACTCAAAATCAAGAAGGAGATAACATCTCGTAGCTCGATATATTGAGAATTAAGGCATAATAAATAACTGACATTAGCATAACAAATTGGGAATTAAGATAGAAATAGTTAGTTTTCGCATGAGTAGAGACAGATCAGTTGTCTTTGTGTAAAAATAAGTGTATGCAAAGAGCGAAAAAAGAGGACAAGCGCTAGGTTGCAGATGGATTGCATGTTTATACCAAATTAATTGACCATTGAGCAAAACATAAACTGAAGAAAGAAGGTCCCTTAATTGGTGGGGCCCTTTATAGTTGATCACTTTGCACACCCATGCTCTACAGGCCTGGTCGTGAATGGTTATCTAATATAAAAATCTTCTTATCTCAAATAAATAGAATTGATGCTGTCAGAAACGAGCAGCATAGGCAAATCAAATGCGATATGGAGATAAGAGATACGAAGTAATATACCTTAAGCCAAGCGTACTGATCTGAACTTTCATCATAATCTGTATAAGAACCTAACATTATAGCATGCACCCCTGCAACTTCGAAGGAGTAGTAGAGATTTGATGTGGATTCGCTCTCTTCATAAGGCATCTTCCATCGTGCATTGTATGATTGAAATCCAGACTTAAAAAACGGTATCCTTTCCTTCTCATGATTTCCTTCTGTCACCATCCAGGGCCTGGTGCTAGCAAGTGGCTCCACCAATGTACCAAAAGAATCCCACAAATGTTGCATATAATCCGCATAAGAGAGATCACCAGGGAGTAAAAGCATATCATGTGCACACTGCTTAATGTGATTAAGTGTCGAAGTTGTCCAACTGGTCTGCCCCAGATCACCTACAACAGCCAATGACAAGGGAAATTGGGAGGGTGGTGTCTTAAACTGGAATTCCGGACCATGTCCTCCACAACGGTAGTAGTAAACTGTGTTGTCATTAAGGGGCCCAATAACAACATGATGGATCTTTCCTGAACTATACATTAAGTAGCTGTATGATGTGCTTTCTCCTTGAGACGTTGATGTGTATGTGCCTGCTTCAGTTCCATAGTCTACAACTGAAGGGACGGAGTTATCATCAGTGACAAATGTAACTCTCATGTGCTTTTCTCCAGCTAGTGAAATGTGCACCTGTAAACATATTGCGCATTTTAGTCACTGGTTATCTATTAGAAAAATGTTCAAAACAAATACAAGAATTGAATTCTCAAAAAAGACTCCATATATACTCAAGGATGGCATGAAGGTTTAGTTGCATAGAGACTGCAAATTTTCTCAGATATTTTTTACATGCATTTGAGTGCAATTCTGTGCTAGTAAAGgacatgccccccccccccccccccccaacacacacacacacacacacaaagatcTATTCGCCAAACAAGTGAAGACAGCTATATTAGTTCTAATAATCTAAGTATCTAATATAGTACTGTCACATCTGATACTGTGGAAACCAGAGCAAGTATTACCATTTGAGTCCAACTGATCACACACATCAACGTGGCAAGTATCTCTAGGTAACCATAGTTCATTCAGTCATTCTAATGAGTAATGAGATGCAGTTAAAATTCAAACCATGGAATGAGGTTGAAATGTTATCACTGGTCAACAACCTCTTCAGTCCTTTGCATAAATACATAACGCTGCATGCGAATGAGCAAGTGTATGAAAaccatttgaattttgaattatgATTGGGTACACTTGCAAAACCACAACAAGCAAGATAAAAGGGGGGTTAATAGTGCATTTGGTATCTCAGCTTATGCCGATGGCTCAATTTAGGCAAAATATGTAATGTAACTTTGGCCAAACTTGTCCCAAATATCCAAACATTGGCTCAATTCCACCAAATTAGCATGTGGTCTCAGTGTTTTGCACATGGACCCATCACCTCAGAAGCATGAAAGTGAGAGAACGGGCAAAGTTATGGGATTGATTTGCCTACTTATTGTCCTTTGTGAAATTTGAGGAAAAACTCAGATATCACAACAGTTAATAGTACAAGGACAGAACTGAGCCATTGCGGCAATAGTTGAAGGATCAAACGTTATAGAGTTTCTTGGATTCAACATAATCATCTGTTATAACATACAATTCAAATAGCAAAAATGCACTGTTATAGAGTTAGCATGTCACATCTAATACAGAACGGACGAGTTCACTCGCCTAAAGCAAATTGCAGAACCAGACTACTAGAGCACAAATAGGCCCATAAGCTGAAATTGGTAATTTTCGAATTTAGACATATTTCTAGCTAAGGGAAATGAGCTACACTAATTGAACACAAAATAAATCAGCTACAACCAGTTCAAAATTTGAGCCAAAACTGTACAAAACAGGGAAGTTGGTTACCAAGCAATAGCCACAAACTGATTGATCGATCCCCGAGCCGATTCATGTGTTTTCTAATCGATCGCTTCTTGGATTCCCAGAAC from Oryza glaberrima chromosome 3, OglaRS2, whole genome shotgun sequence carries:
- the LOC127768709 gene encoding purple acid phosphatase 18 is translated as MEERAGARRRPPMAVPPLLLFLLLLSSFSSCAAAASGAPVGEDYVRPPAAARRCGLHHRKALLSLFPWSKKKDSSSASDPQQVHISLAGEKHMRVTFVTDDNSVPSVVDYGTEAGTYTSTSQGESTSYSYLMYSSGKIHHVVIGPLNDNTVYYYRCGGHGPEFQFKTPPSQFPLSLAVVGDLGQTSWTTSTLNHIKQCAHDMLLLPGDLSYADYMQHLWDSFGTLVEPLASTRPWMVTEGNHEKERIPFFKSGFQSYNARWKMPYEESESTSNLYYSFEVAGVHAIMLGSYTDYDESSDQYAWLKADLAKVDRKRTPWLIVLLHAPWYNSNWAHQGEGDSMMAAMEPLLYAAHVDMVIAGHVHAYERAERVYKGGLDPCGAVHITIGDGGNREGLAHRYRNPKPAWSVFREASFGHGELKIVNATHAHWTWHRNDDEEPVRTDDVWITSLAGSGCIQDGSHEYRKILMCP